In Arcanobacterium canis, the sequence AACGTCGCCCTTGCAATGAAGGTGACGGGGAAGCCTCGCCATGCGATTGCCAAGCAGGTTCCGCAAGTGCTGGAACTCGTGGGGCTTGACGGCAAAGAAAAGCGTCGTATGCATGAACTGTCAGGTGGTGAGAGGCAACGTGTCGCGATTGCACGTGCGATGGTCAACCGGCCAGATCTTCTCCTTGCCGATGAACCGACAGGAAATCTTGACCGCCACACCTCGCTCGGCATTATGCGTCTGCTTGATCGCATCAATCGCCAAGGAACAACCGTTGTGATGGCAACCCACGATCAGGAAATTGTCAATCAGATGCGCAAACGCGTCATCGAATTGGTCGATGGCAAGGTCGTGCGTGATCAAGAGCGCGGCGTTTACGGAGGTACCCTCTGATGGCTATTCGTTTTTTGCTCTCACAGGCGTTCAAGGGCCTGCGTCACAATCTTTCGATGGCCGCATCAGTGGCGCTCGTGACTTTTGTGTCGCTTCTTTTCCTTGGCTCTGCTGTTCTTCTCCAAGGTCAGATTTCAAATATGAAAAATGACTGGTACGACAAAGTCGAAGTCTCGGCGTTCATGTGTCCGACGCAGTCAGTTTCAGCTCAGTGCGCTGGGGGAGAAGCGACGAAGGAACAGATCGACTCTGTCGCGAACCTTTTGAAATCTCCCCAGTTGGCGTCCTACGTTGAGAAGGTGTATTTCGAGACTAAGGAAGATGCGCTCAAATCTTTCCAGAAGCAAATGGAAGGAACGAACTGGGTCCAGTCATTGACGGCTGATGAGATGCAGGCATCCTACCGAGTCAAACTCGTCAACCCTGAACAATACAAAATCGTTGCGGAAGCCCTCACGGGCCAGCCCGGTGTGGAATCTGTTGTCGATCAGCGCGAACAACTTGAACCCCTGTTTAAGATGCTCAACCGCCTAACCTATGTGGCGGGGATCCTCGCGGGCGTCATGATCATTACCGGTTTGCTTTTGGTCCCTTCCACAATCCGCTTTTCTGCCATGTTCCGACGAAATGAAACCCAGATCATGCGTTTCGTCGGTGCATCGAATATGTTCATCCAGGCCCCGTTCATTTTGGAAAGCGCGATCGCCGCACTTTTTGGCTCCCTTCTCGCAGTCGGTGCTCTCTACGTGGCCGTTGATGTATTCATTGCACGATGGTTCTCATCCCAGATCATTGATGTTGTTTCCGGGGCGGATGTCCTCTTCATGGCACCATTCTTAGTGGTTGGCGCCATCGTTGTGGCCGTGATGGCCTCCTTTATCGCGCTTCGTCGTTATACCCGAGTCTGAGTTAGGTACGGCAATTCATGTGATCGCGAAATGCAGCCCACAATTGCCCGGCACAAAGCCATGTGAGCGAAAAGAGAAACCATAGTCAAAGGAGAAATATGCGCAAGACGTCTGCGTGTCTATCCGCACTCGCGCTTACCGTAGCGTCGGTGTGCGCTATTCCAGCGTTTGCCGATGACCGCTCTGACTTGGTTGATAAGCAAAAAGAGCAAAACCAAAAGATCGAAAATCTGTCCTCCTCGCTTGAAGGTGTCGATATGTCACTTCAGAAGGCGTATTTGCAGCTTCAGCAAACCCAGGGCAAGCTTCCTGGTGCTCAAGATGCCGTAGCGAAAGCTGAAGATCAACTTGCTGCTGCTAACCGTGAGGCCCAGGCGAACGAAGCGCTACTGAGTGCAGCGCGTGATGAACTGAGCCAGATCAACGCGGCGATCAGCGATGCGAAAGAGAAAGCGGAACAGTCCCGCAATAATCTCGGTGAGCTTGCTCGTGCCACTTACCGCGGACAGCTCCAGCCGTCGGCGCTGTCGCTGATTGTGGGGGTGACGTCGTCGAAGGACTTTCTGGATGCGTATCTCGTTTCGTCCGCAATCTCGCGCACACAGGCATCGTCGCTGACAGCATTCCAGCAGGCAGCGGCGCAGAGTGAGAACCAAAAATCTCGCCAGGACGCCGTCGAAGCAGAAGTCAGTGAGCTCAAAGCGAAGGCCGATGCGATTGTGGTGAAGCGCGAAGAAACGCGCGTGCAGGCGCAGGCCAAACAGGAAGAGCTCAAAAAGCTTGAAAATGATCTTAAGGAACAAACGAAACAACTCGAAGGTCGTAAGGCCGAATTCAAGAAGAATATCCAGACGGTGACTGCCGCGCGTGATGCCACGTCAGCAGAAATTGCCAAGATCGATGCTGAAAATCGCCGAAAAGCTGCAGAAGCTGCACGCCGCGCTGCTCAAGCAAATAGACGTCATCAGTCCGGCAGACAGGACTCAGGAGGTTCGACGACGTCGCGTAACACCGGATCGGGGTATTGGCTGCACCCGCCGGTCCCGGCGCCAGTATACGTCACGAGCCCGTGGGGAATGCGCATTTATCCCTTCGACGGAAGCCGGTGGATGCATAACGGCGTTGATTTGCGTAGCTCGTGCGGCGAACCACAGCGTGCGCCGGCCGATGGGACCGTTGCACGTGTCGTCCCTGCTGCGGGGAACTCGACACACGGTAACCAGATCTTCATCAACCACGGTATTGTTCATGGATCTTCATGGGTGACGGTGACAAACCATCTCTCGGGATTCAATGTTCGCGTGGGGCAGTCGGTAAGCCAGGGGCAAGTCATCGGTTGGACCGGACAGACGGGAATGGTGACCGGATGCCACGTTCACTTTGAAGTATGGAAGAACGGTGGCGTCATTAACCCGATGAGCCTGCCGTCCTTCACTCAGCGTTTCGGATGATTTACCGTGGTGTCGGCTTGCTCGGCACGGCTATCTTCTCAGTAACGCTAGAGCTATCTGTTTCGCAAGCGCCAGGTGCGCCCCGACGCCGTCGCCGGTTACACTGGAACTGAGATATCTGAAGGAAAGTAGGTCGATTGTGGCAAAAGCAAAGATGAGTGCTGCGCAAAAGGCGAAGGCGGCTGCTGATGCGAAAGCCATGATCGCGCGCAATAAGAAGGCACTTCACGATTATTTTATCGACGACCGTTTCGAGGCCGGATTAGTGCTGTCAGGCACGGAAGTGAAGGCGTTGCGTATGGGGCGTGCTTCGCTGACGGAGGCGTGGATCGAGGTAGATCGGCGTGGAGAAGCTTGGATTATTGGCATGAACATTCCAGTGTATGCGATGGGTTCGTGGACGAACCACCGTCCGACAGCGAAGCGCAAGCTATTGCTTCACAAGGATGAACTTGACGAGCTTGCGGTGCGCAGCCGCGAAAAGGGATACACCATCGTTCCGCTGGAACTGTATTTCCTGCGTGGGCGGGCGAAGGTAGAAATCGGAATTGCGCGTGGTAAGCAAGAGTTTGACAAGCGTGAAACTCTCAAGCGCAAGCAAGATAAGCGTGAGACGGATCGCGCGTTGGCTGAGGTGCGACGTCGCCAACGCTAGCGACACCGCCGACGTCGAAGGTTCTGTTGCGTATGCAATCTCGCTCTTCGTCATGAGACAAGAGCTATGTCGCTAACGGCGAAATCAGGCGTCAGGAGGAATAGGACTGATGTCCTAAACGTTATGCTGGATATGACGCGCCCGATACCGGGTGTACATTCGAACAAGGAGTTCTTATGACATACAAGATTTCTGTTCTCGTGGGCTCGCTGCGCACGGGTTCTTACGCTCGCAAGATCGCTACCGAAGCATTGGGAATGTTCCCGGAAGGTTTCGAGGCTGAGATCGTGGAGATTGGTGATCTTCCACTGTACAACTTC encodes:
- the smpB gene encoding SsrA-binding protein SmpB — protein: MSAAQKAKAAADAKAMIARNKKALHDYFIDDRFEAGLVLSGTEVKALRMGRASLTEAWIEVDRRGEAWIIGMNIPVYAMGSWTNHRPTAKRKLLLHKDELDELAVRSREKGYTIVPLELYFLRGRAKVEIGIARGKQEFDKRETLKRKQDKRETDRALAEVRRRQR
- the ftsX gene encoding permease-like cell division protein FtsX, with protein sequence MAIRFLLSQAFKGLRHNLSMAASVALVTFVSLLFLGSAVLLQGQISNMKNDWYDKVEVSAFMCPTQSVSAQCAGGEATKEQIDSVANLLKSPQLASYVEKVYFETKEDALKSFQKQMEGTNWVQSLTADEMQASYRVKLVNPEQYKIVAEALTGQPGVESVVDQREQLEPLFKMLNRLTYVAGILAGVMIITGLLLVPSTIRFSAMFRRNETQIMRFVGASNMFIQAPFILESAIAALFGSLLAVGALYVAVDVFIARWFSSQIIDVVSGADVLFMAPFLVVGAIVVAVMASFIALRRYTRV
- a CDS encoding murein hydrolase activator EnvC family protein, producing the protein MRKTSACLSALALTVASVCAIPAFADDRSDLVDKQKEQNQKIENLSSSLEGVDMSLQKAYLQLQQTQGKLPGAQDAVAKAEDQLAAANREAQANEALLSAARDELSQINAAISDAKEKAEQSRNNLGELARATYRGQLQPSALSLIVGVTSSKDFLDAYLVSSAISRTQASSLTAFQQAAAQSENQKSRQDAVEAEVSELKAKADAIVVKREETRVQAQAKQEELKKLENDLKEQTKQLEGRKAEFKKNIQTVTAARDATSAEIAKIDAENRRKAAEAARRAAQANRRHQSGRQDSGGSTTSRNTGSGYWLHPPVPAPVYVTSPWGMRIYPFDGSRWMHNGVDLRSSCGEPQRAPADGTVARVVPAAGNSTHGNQIFINHGIVHGSSWVTVTNHLSGFNVRVGQSVSQGQVIGWTGQTGMVTGCHVHFEVWKNGGVINPMSLPSFTQRFG
- the ftsE gene encoding cell division ATP-binding protein FtsE, translating into MITFENVTKVYQKGAAPALNQVSLNIDRGDFVFLVGASGSGKSTMLSLVVAEERATSGTVHVLGKDLAGLSARKVPHLRRQIGTVFQDFRLLPDMNVFDNVALAMKVTGKPRHAIAKQVPQVLELVGLDGKEKRRMHELSGGERQRVAIARAMVNRPDLLLADEPTGNLDRHTSLGIMRLLDRINRQGTTVVMATHDQEIVNQMRKRVIELVDGKVVRDQERGVYGGTL